Proteins encoded by one window of Gemmatimonadaceae bacterium:
- the nuoF gene encoding NADH-quinone oxidoreductase subunit NuoF — MGYPHKSHPRETPILSKYFGDPEARTLEGWKARGGYKALSQALATDPVAIQNVVKESGLRGRGGAGFPTGLKWSFMKLGDGKPHYLCCNADESEPGTFKDREIMRWTPHALIEGCAIAAHAIGAETCYIYIRGEFTEPIAVMEAALAEARKAGVIGPNACGSGKTVNIWVHRGAGAYICGEETALMNSIEGRRGNPRIKPPFPAVAGLFGMPTTINNVETLAAVPHILNNGPEWYKAMCLSSPKSCGSKLFSVCGNVARPGNYEVPMGFPFKEFLYDLCGGPLPGRKFKAIIPGGSSVPVITIEEAEQVKMDYEGFMEFGTMLGSGGVIIFDDAQSMPKQLARLARFYAHESCAQCTQCREGTAWMTKILERIVAGQGTFEDLDTIFELTENMTGKTICVLSDSCGAPVTSGITRFRGEFEALITGKRSSTVAVG; from the coding sequence ATGGGCTATCCCCACAAATCCCACCCGCGCGAAACGCCGATCCTGAGCAAGTACTTCGGCGATCCCGAGGCGCGCACGCTCGAAGGCTGGAAGGCGCGCGGGGGCTATAAGGCGCTGTCGCAGGCGCTGGCCACCGACCCGGTGGCGATCCAGAACGTCGTCAAGGAATCGGGGCTCCGCGGTCGCGGCGGCGCCGGCTTCCCGACCGGCCTCAAGTGGTCGTTCATGAAGCTCGGCGACGGCAAGCCGCACTACCTGTGCTGCAACGCCGACGAATCGGAGCCCGGCACGTTCAAGGACCGCGAGATCATGCGGTGGACGCCGCACGCCCTCATCGAAGGGTGCGCGATCGCCGCTCACGCGATCGGCGCGGAGACGTGCTACATCTACATCCGCGGCGAGTTCACGGAGCCCATCGCCGTGATGGAAGCGGCGCTGGCGGAGGCGCGGAAGGCCGGCGTGATCGGCCCAAACGCCTGCGGCTCGGGCAAGACGGTCAACATCTGGGTCCATCGCGGCGCGGGCGCGTACATCTGCGGCGAAGAGACGGCCCTGATGAACTCCATCGAGGGGCGCCGCGGCAACCCGCGCATCAAGCCGCCCTTCCCGGCGGTGGCCGGCCTCTTCGGCATGCCCACGACGATCAACAACGTCGAGACGCTCGCCGCGGTGCCGCACATCCTGAACAACGGCCCCGAGTGGTACAAGGCGATGTGCCTGAGCAGCCCCAAGAGCTGCGGCAGCAAGCTCTTCTCAGTCTGCGGCAACGTCGCGCGCCCCGGCAACTACGAAGTGCCGATGGGCTTCCCGTTCAAGGAATTCCTCTACGACCTGTGCGGCGGCCCGCTGCCCGGACGGAAGTTCAAGGCGATCATCCCCGGCGGTTCGTCGGTGCCGGTGATCACCATCGAGGAAGCCGAGCAGGTGAAGATGGACTACGAGGGCTTCATGGAGTTCGGCACAATGCTGGGCTCCGGCGGCGTCATCATCTTCGACGACGCGCAGTCGATGCCCAAGCAGCTGGCCCGCCTCGCGCGGTTCTACGCCCACGAGAGCTGCGCCCAGTGCACGCAGTGCCGCGAAGGCACCGCGTGGATGACCAAGATTCTCGAGCGCATCGTGGCCGGGCAGGGGACCTTCGAGGACCTCGACACGATCTTCGAGCTGACCGAGAACATGACCGGCAAGACGATCTGCGTGCTCAGCGACTCGTGCGGCGCCCCCGTGACCAGCGGGATCACGCGCTTCCGCGGCGAGTTCGAGGCGCTCATCACCGGCAAGCGATCCTCCACCGTGGCGGTGGGCTGA
- a CDS encoding NAD(P)H-dependent oxidoreductase subunit E — translation MSHGPSASGGAVVQPPHGHHDEPYVPVFTAGSAPRAKLDDILSRYPTRQAGLLPALWIVQDERGWISEHAMKEVGDVLGLSAAYVKGVVTFYTMYHQHPVGKFFIQVCTTSCCNCMGAEDVVKAFLEKTGCGELGLTSADGKYTVIEVECLGACGFATPIMVNDDFIDSVSVEKVPEILQRYA, via the coding sequence ATGAGCCACGGTCCATCCGCGTCCGGCGGGGCGGTTGTGCAGCCCCCGCACGGTCACCACGACGAGCCCTACGTGCCGGTCTTCACCGCCGGCTCCGCGCCGCGTGCCAAGCTCGACGACATCCTGTCGCGCTATCCCACCCGGCAGGCCGGCCTCCTGCCCGCGCTCTGGATCGTGCAGGACGAGCGGGGCTGGATCAGCGAGCACGCCATGAAGGAAGTGGGCGACGTGCTTGGCCTGAGCGCCGCCTACGTGAAGGGCGTGGTGACGTTCTACACCATGTACCACCAGCATCCGGTGGGAAAGTTCTTCATCCAGGTCTGCACGACGTCCTGCTGCAACTGCATGGGCGCCGAGGACGTGGTGAAGGCCTTCCTCGAGAAGACCGGCTGCGGCGAGCTGGGCCTCACCTCGGCCGACGGCAAGTACACCGTGATTGAAGTCGAGTGCCTGGGGGCGTGCGGGTTTGCAACGCCAATCATGGTCAACGACGACTTCATCGACAGTGTGAGTGTGGAGAAAGTGCCCGAGATTCTCCAGCGATATGCGTAA